In Verrucomicrobiota bacterium, a genomic segment contains:
- a CDS encoding NAD-dependent epimerase/dehydratase family protein, with amino-acid sequence MKYLITGAAGFIASRTARMLLEQGHYVVGVDNLNDYYDRRLKLNRLAIIGKETGSSPEVVQRIDQSVRSESEEIPAVDFDAPSFTFRNLDIEDKDAVLGLFEEHSFDAVLNLAARAGVRYSMENPDVYMMTNAMGTLHLMDGMKNKGVKKMVLASTSSLYAGQEMPFTEDLPVNTPISPYAASKKAAEALAYSYSHLYDLDISVCRYFTVFGPMGRPDMCVFRFIRWINEGETMELFGDGSQSRDFTHVDDIARGTIAALRPVGYEVINLGGGNNPISLKQIIAWIEEMLGKKAVIENKPFHKADIMETWADISKAEKLLGWKPKEGIREGVQQCVDWYLVNQDWLSKVRM; translated from the coding sequence ATGAAATATCTAATTACTGGTGCAGCCGGATTTATCGCCTCGCGCACGGCCCGGATGCTTCTTGAGCAGGGGCATTATGTGGTCGGAGTAGACAACCTGAATGACTATTATGATCGCCGGTTAAAGTTGAATCGACTGGCGATCATAGGAAAGGAGACGGGATCGAGTCCGGAAGTCGTTCAAAGAATCGATCAAAGTGTTCGTTCAGAATCCGAGGAGATTCCAGCCGTTGATTTTGATGCACCCTCATTTACGTTTCGGAATCTTGATATCGAGGACAAGGACGCGGTGCTCGGTTTGTTCGAAGAGCATTCGTTCGATGCAGTTCTCAACCTCGCTGCTCGAGCCGGGGTTCGATACAGTATGGAGAATCCGGACGTCTACATGATGACCAATGCCATGGGAACTCTTCACCTCATGGACGGTATGAAGAACAAGGGCGTGAAAAAAATGGTCCTGGCGTCGACCTCTTCGCTCTATGCGGGGCAGGAGATGCCTTTTACCGAGGATCTACCCGTCAATACGCCTATCTCACCATACGCCGCATCCAAAAAGGCGGCAGAGGCATTGGCTTACAGCTACAGTCATCTTTACGACTTGGATATCTCGGTATGTCGTTACTTTACAGTTTTTGGACCGATGGGTCGTCCGGATATGTGCGTTTTCCGTTTTATCCGTTGGATTAACGAGGGTGAGACGATGGAACTGTTCGGAGATGGTTCGCAGTCGAGGGATTTCACTCACGTCGATGATATCGCACGAGGGACAATCGCGGCCCTTCGACCAGTAGGGTATGAGGTGATCAATCTCGGGGGAGGAAACAACCCGATCTCGTTGAAACAGATCATCGCGTGGATTGAGGAAATGCTGGGAAAGAAGGCGGTCATCGAGAACAAGCCTTTCCACAAGGCGGACATCATGGAAACGTGGGCGGACATCTCCAAGGCGGAAAAGCTCTTGGGGTGGAAGCCGAAAGAGGGAATTCGTGAAGGCGTTCAGCAGTGTGTCGATTGGTATCTAGTGAACCAAGACTGGCTG
- a CDS encoding glycosyltransferase family 2 protein: MSNEGKSPFLVTVYVTSHNYGRFLREALDSVLKQTLDSWELIVLDDGSSDDSAEIAEEYAKADPDRILVIATKESRGLRACANEAIEKARGRYIMRLDADDFLDENALLVLSHYLERHPEVGLVFPNWVYIDEGGRFLGIERRKLIGEESKVLDLPAHGACTMVRRRILKSVGGYDVNHDSQDGHELWLKVLDRHEVANVETPLFYYRQHGSSMSRNEERLLAARRTIKRSLASRESGEVSPRIVAVIPARNTYKEMPNVVFSYLGGKTLLDHTLDETRTTGVFDTIYVSTDDAAVVEYCRNQEGVLSDLRDPKLSDSHVRLSELAVAAVERLESVHSVFPDIVVVLSVHSPFRRAAHIQEAVDTLKLYRVDNVFSAYEDFDLHFQHGENGMSPLNPGMIDRLRYEREALFVDNGALHASWRDFLREDNLYEGRIGHIIMTRQESLQIKSQKDLEYANWLLSNEHLVSSMSHEK; encoded by the coding sequence ATGAGTAACGAAGGAAAAAGTCCGTTCTTAGTCACAGTCTACGTGACCAGTCATAACTATGGACGGTTCTTACGAGAGGCTTTGGATAGCGTTCTCAAGCAGACTCTGGATAGTTGGGAGCTCATTGTTTTGGATGACGGCTCAAGTGACGATTCGGCCGAAATCGCGGAAGAGTATGCGAAAGCAGATCCTGATCGGATTCTTGTCATTGCAACGAAGGAATCACGGGGTCTCCGGGCGTGTGCCAATGAAGCAATCGAGAAAGCACGAGGACGCTATATTATGCGTCTTGATGCAGATGATTTTCTGGATGAGAACGCGCTTCTGGTGCTCTCCCACTATCTGGAAAGGCATCCTGAAGTCGGGTTGGTCTTTCCGAATTGGGTTTATATCGACGAGGGCGGAAGATTTCTAGGGATTGAGCGACGAAAGTTGATTGGGGAAGAATCCAAGGTTTTGGATCTACCCGCGCATGGAGCGTGCACGATGGTTCGGCGCAGAATTCTCAAAAGTGTTGGTGGTTACGACGTGAATCACGATTCTCAGGATGGGCACGAGTTGTGGCTCAAGGTTCTCGACCGTCACGAAGTGGCGAATGTCGAAACTCCGCTCTTCTACTACCGACAGCATGGTTCTTCCATGAGCCGTAACGAGGAACGGCTTCTTGCGGCCCGGCGAACAATCAAGCGGTCTCTGGCTTCCCGAGAAAGTGGAGAAGTGAGTCCGAGGATTGTCGCGGTAATTCCTGCAAGAAACACTTATAAGGAAATGCCGAATGTGGTTTTCTCTTATCTTGGCGGGAAAACGCTCCTCGATCACACCCTGGATGAAACGCGAACGACGGGAGTGTTTGATACGATCTACGTGTCGACCGATGATGCCGCAGTTGTTGAATACTGTCGGAATCAAGAGGGTGTACTCTCGGACCTCCGTGACCCGAAGTTATCTGATTCGCACGTGCGTTTATCAGAGCTTGCCGTTGCTGCTGTTGAGCGGCTGGAAAGTGTCCACAGCGTCTTTCCCGACATTGTTGTGGTCCTTAGTGTTCACTCTCCATTTCGAAGAGCCGCTCACATTCAGGAGGCGGTCGACACGCTGAAACTTTACAGGGTAGACAATGTCTTCAGCGCGTATGAAGACTTTGACCTTCATTTTCAACATGGGGAGAACGGTATGTCTCCTCTCAACCCGGGTATGATTGATCGTCTGAGGTATGAGCGGGAGGCACTGTTTGTTGACAATGGTGCCTTGCATGCGTCCTGGAGGGACTTTCTCAGGGAGGACAACCTCTACGAGGGTCGAATCGGCCATATAATAATGACGCGGCAAGAGAGTCTTCAGATTAAGAGTCAGAAAGACTTGGAATACGCCAACTGGCTTTTATCGAATGAACATTTGGTTAGTTCGATGTCCCATGAAAAGTGA
- a CDS encoding glycosyltransferase family protein yields MSENTVAIVVSRMGSSRLPGKALMDICGEPMAGRIIERVSLAPSVDEVIIATSTLPEDDQLEEFAKSRGVRFFRGSPDDVLGRITEAARFAEADIVLDLMGDNPLVHSEMVEDVIEFFRRTDCDFVSSVTTEFPHAPKEMPKFPIGLRVQVMTMACLEKCEDLAASEEHREHATKYIFDNPEHFKVGYYPASGKWQELNRPELTFAVNYGVNLDLIRKIYSVAVKDDPNFGMHTILRVFEENQEWIPLMGNQK; encoded by the coding sequence ATGAGTGAAAATACAGTAGCGATAGTAGTCTCTCGTATGGGCTCGTCCCGGCTTCCTGGAAAGGCTCTGATGGATATCTGCGGTGAGCCGATGGCAGGTCGGATTATCGAAAGGGTAAGTCTGGCTCCTTCGGTCGATGAGGTCATCATTGCGACCTCGACTCTTCCTGAAGACGATCAGTTGGAGGAGTTTGCGAAGAGTCGTGGAGTGAGGTTTTTTCGCGGTTCTCCCGATGATGTCCTAGGGCGAATCACAGAAGCAGCTCGCTTCGCGGAGGCTGATATCGTTCTGGACCTAATGGGAGATAATCCACTCGTGCATTCCGAGATGGTAGAAGATGTGATAGAGTTCTTTCGCAGAACCGATTGTGACTTTGTTTCTAGTGTGACTACCGAGTTTCCGCATGCCCCAAAAGAGATGCCCAAATTTCCCATTGGGTTACGGGTTCAGGTGATGACAATGGCCTGCCTTGAAAAGTGCGAGGATCTGGCCGCGTCTGAGGAGCACCGTGAGCACGCTACCAAATACATCTTCGATAACCCGGAGCATTTCAAAGTCGGGTACTACCCTGCATCAGGAAAATGGCAAGAGCTCAATCGACCTGAACTGACATTTGCTGTGAATTACGGCGTTAATCTCGATCTGATTCGAAAGATCTACTCCGTCGCGGTAAAGGATGACCCCAATTTTGGAATGCATACGATCCTCCGTGTGTTTGAGGAGAATCAGGAGTGGATACCGCTGATGGGAAACCAGAAATAA
- a CDS encoding polysaccharide deacetylase family protein: protein MENHLTILLYHGVTRLRSAGIENYSGKHISENDFRQQMNLVSIKYHPLSIDEVVEIHEAGESYPANAVVVSFDDGFENNHDIAAPILSDLEVPAVFYLSTGIVGTGRMFWVDQIEDVLNRSEKEEIEIALGAEPISFSLGSQRLRIQALETIKDYCKRSEAAEKDRVVLELVEAAGVKPDVNASGNYKAMTWEKAKRLNGDPLFTVGGHTMNHNILTRLEPFEMEREITESLKAIRRETGVKPRHFSYPEGQADHFDEGVIECLKNSEVVCSPSAIDGVNRREFDLFNLRRIMPGFLGREFPLS, encoded by the coding sequence ATGGAGAATCATCTGACCATCCTTCTCTACCACGGGGTCACCAGACTGCGGAGCGCAGGCATCGAGAATTACTCCGGAAAACACATTTCTGAGAACGACTTTCGGCAGCAAATGAACTTGGTTTCTATCAAATACCATCCGCTCTCGATAGATGAGGTCGTTGAGATTCACGAAGCGGGTGAGTCATACCCAGCGAATGCTGTTGTCGTGAGTTTTGATGACGGTTTTGAGAACAATCATGACATTGCGGCCCCCATCCTCAGTGATCTCGAAGTTCCTGCAGTCTTTTATCTGTCCACTGGTATCGTCGGAACCGGACGAATGTTCTGGGTGGACCAAATTGAAGACGTCTTAAACCGGTCTGAGAAGGAGGAGATCGAAATAGCCCTCGGGGCTGAACCGATTTCATTTTCTCTGGGCAGTCAGCGGCTTCGGATTCAAGCACTGGAAACGATTAAGGACTACTGCAAAAGATCCGAGGCTGCCGAGAAAGATCGAGTTGTTCTTGAACTCGTAGAGGCCGCTGGAGTGAAGCCGGATGTGAATGCGTCTGGGAACTACAAGGCCATGACTTGGGAAAAGGCGAAACGACTCAACGGAGATCCTCTTTTTACCGTGGGAGGGCATACCATGAATCACAATATTCTTACCCGGCTTGAACCTTTTGAGATGGAGAGGGAAATTACAGAGTCGCTTAAAGCAATCCGACGGGAGACTGGAGTAAAACCACGTCACTTCAGCTATCCAGAAGGTCAGGCAGATCATTTCGACGAAGGCGTTATTGAATGTTTGAAGAACTCGGAAGTCGTATGCTCTCCCTCCGCTATCGATGGGGTGAATCGGCGTGAGTTTGACCTATTCAACCTCAGAAGGATTATGCCTGGATTTTTGGGTAGAGAGTTTCCTCTGAGCTAG
- a CDS encoding N-acetylneuraminate synthase family protein gives MLYIAEIGLNYNGNFDLTYEMIRQAKHAGADIAKFQCGWRQGKDEINHLNPERLLKLKRWCDYFEIEFACSVFTQESYAMVKEAGATRFKIASRTVKDDPDLVEKVVAENRDTIISLGMWGDESKVPIDSSEVHYLYCKSIYPSEPWDMVELPKNFEESRYSGYSDHTVGIETALIAIVRGAKIIEKHLTLDKSDTTIRDHALSATPEEFGQMVRLGRDIEKKLSLGV, from the coding sequence ATGCTCTATATCGCAGAAATTGGACTGAACTATAACGGCAATTTTGACCTCACCTATGAGATGATCAGGCAGGCGAAGCATGCGGGTGCGGATATCGCGAAGTTCCAATGCGGTTGGCGTCAGGGGAAGGACGAGATTAACCATCTCAACCCGGAGAGACTCTTAAAACTCAAACGATGGTGCGATTACTTCGAAATCGAATTTGCCTGTTCCGTGTTTACTCAGGAGTCTTATGCGATGGTGAAAGAGGCTGGGGCAACCCGTTTCAAGATTGCCTCGAGAACGGTAAAGGATGATCCGGATCTTGTTGAAAAGGTTGTCGCAGAGAATAGGGATACGATCATCTCCCTCGGGATGTGGGGAGATGAGAGCAAGGTTCCGATAGACTCTTCCGAAGTTCATTACCTCTACTGCAAATCGATCTATCCAAGCGAACCATGGGATATGGTTGAACTTCCTAAGAACTTTGAAGAATCCAGATACTCAGGCTACAGCGATCACACAGTTGGGATAGAGACTGCACTGATAGCGATCGTTCGGGGAGCGAAGATCATCGAAAAGCACCTGACTCTTGATAAATCCGATACGACGATTCGGGATCACGCTTTGAGTGCGACGCCAGAAGAGTTTGGGCAGATGGTTCGACTGGGACGGGACATCGAGAAGAAGCTCAGTTTGGGCGTTTGA
- a CDS encoding NAD(P)-dependent oxidoreductase, producing the protein MYLFSAPFEFLEPEFRAELTRDNPLEFRLINEEDELGFDERVTCWIPNPGQRFTARASVLRAFPNLKLISTPSTGSNHIDRDFFAEKGVAVRSLLDNRPRLASIRASSEFTLLLVLSSLRKIRTAFLELDEKRWRHREEVMRGSEVIGQKVGIVGMGRNGSNVARWLTAMEADVRYFDPYKKEPPGKIDSIKQLFEESQIVILTVVLTNETEGMVGRDLLERLPLGAHLINTSRGEIINENELAVFLDEREDVSYAADVVTGEVDGRPFESPLYELYLRNRVTLTPHIAGVSFGSQTKAALGALENVRDFLKEV; encoded by the coding sequence ATGTATCTTTTCTCCGCTCCATTTGAGTTTCTTGAACCCGAATTTCGAGCGGAGCTTACACGGGACAATCCGTTAGAATTTCGATTGATCAATGAAGAGGATGAGCTCGGGTTTGACGAGAGAGTCACTTGCTGGATTCCAAATCCTGGACAACGTTTTACCGCGAGGGCCTCGGTGTTGAGGGCGTTTCCCAACCTAAAGCTGATCTCAACGCCTTCCACAGGATCGAACCACATTGACCGCGATTTTTTCGCTGAGAAGGGAGTGGCCGTCCGGTCGCTGCTGGACAACCGGCCTCGGCTTGCAAGCATTCGAGCGAGTTCGGAGTTCACCCTTTTGTTGGTGCTCTCGTCGCTTCGGAAGATACGCACGGCTTTTCTCGAACTTGACGAGAAGCGCTGGCGCCACCGCGAGGAGGTTATGCGGGGGAGCGAAGTAATCGGGCAAAAGGTGGGGATCGTTGGAATGGGACGCAATGGGTCGAATGTCGCTCGCTGGTTAACCGCGATGGAGGCCGATGTTCGCTATTTTGATCCTTACAAGAAGGAACCTCCGGGAAAGATTGATTCGATCAAACAATTGTTCGAGGAATCCCAGATTGTCATCCTTACAGTGGTTTTGACGAATGAGACTGAGGGAATGGTCGGGCGTGACTTGCTTGAGAGGCTTCCCCTTGGTGCCCATCTGATCAATACCTCTCGCGGAGAGATCATTAATGAGAACGAGCTAGCTGTGTTTCTTGATGAGCGGGAAGATGTTTCTTACGCGGCTGATGTGGTCACTGGTGAAGTGGACGGGAGGCCGTTTGAGTCTCCGCTTTATGAGCTTTACCTTAGAAATAGAGTCACTCTCACTCCACACATCGCGGGCGTGAGTTTTGGATCACAAACCAAGGCAGCGCTGGGGGCTCTTGAGAATGTCAGGGATTTCTTAAAAGAGGTCTAA
- a CDS encoding formyltransferase family protein — MKFVLLSTKGIHHTYFIHRVLEAGFEIDSVFYETGILKPPFDVTSRFDNSQRIYEERVFGEYSLEDPSSLTYFQFKSLNSDAAVQAIKERKADIGIVFGCGKLDTSVIQCFPLLLNIHKGFAERYRGLDTDLWPIFHAEYRNIGVTLHKVAPSLDTGDLVEALPVFLGRGMKIEELRVAWVKLATEMSIRSLEKFEKGTLETTKQKSIGRYYTFMPSDLRNLAADRFDRFCSRL, encoded by the coding sequence ATGAAATTTGTCCTCCTGTCGACCAAAGGAATTCACCACACCTATTTCATTCATCGAGTCTTGGAGGCCGGTTTCGAGATCGATTCCGTTTTCTACGAGACGGGAATTCTCAAACCACCTTTTGATGTCACGAGCAGATTTGATAATTCCCAGAGGATTTATGAGGAACGAGTATTTGGTGAGTATTCGTTAGAGGATCCCTCATCGTTAACTTACTTTCAATTCAAGAGTCTCAACTCGGATGCAGCGGTCCAAGCAATCAAAGAACGCAAAGCGGATATCGGAATTGTATTCGGTTGTGGGAAGCTCGATACGAGTGTCATTCAGTGCTTCCCTTTACTCCTAAATATCCACAAGGGATTTGCGGAGAGGTATCGTGGGCTGGATACGGATCTATGGCCTATTTTTCACGCCGAGTATCGGAATATTGGAGTGACTTTACACAAGGTTGCTCCCTCCCTCGATACTGGTGATCTGGTTGAAGCGTTGCCTGTATTTTTAGGGCGGGGGATGAAGATTGAAGAGCTTCGGGTCGCTTGGGTGAAACTGGCTACGGAGATGTCGATTCGTAGTTTAGAAAAGTTCGAGAAAGGGACTCTTGAGACCACGAAACAGAAGTCGATAGGGCGCTACTATACGTTCATGCCGAGTGACTTGAGAAACTTGGCCGCAGACCGTTTTGATCGTTTTTGCTCTCGGTTGTAG
- a CDS encoding nucleotide sugar dehydrogenase, giving the protein MKIAIIGLGYVGLPLAIRFAEAGVKVIGLDVDPAKVEALNNGESYIRHIPGKTISALNEKGAFIASTNFSRVSEVEAVLICVPTPLDVHRDPDLSFVLSSGKAIAPFLGSQDSEGSSEETRVASTAKPMTEDAIPKLVVLESTTYPGTTDTDLRMVLEEGSGLKAGDGFYLAYSPEREDPGRTDHSVRTIPKVMGGYTEACLKRCEEIYSLAVDETHPVSSCRVAEATKLTENIFRSVNIALVNELKVVYEKMGIDVWEVIEAASTKPFGYMPFYPGPGLGGHCIPIDPFYLTWKAREYGMHTRFIELAGEVNTRMPDHVVSRVGEVLNEDGKAIRGSRILLLGIAYKPGVDDDRESPSYVLMKSLEDKGASVFYNDPYVPEIRPSRHFSEFAGRRSAPISDDYDLILVATHHPEYLNFDFSDVETPIVDTRSCLRRPGKRYWKA; this is encoded by the coding sequence ATGAAAATTGCAATCATAGGACTAGGCTACGTGGGTCTCCCCCTCGCAATTCGTTTTGCAGAAGCTGGCGTTAAAGTCATTGGCCTTGACGTGGATCCAGCAAAAGTGGAGGCGCTCAACAACGGAGAGAGCTACATCCGCCACATACCAGGAAAAACGATCAGTGCCCTGAATGAAAAGGGTGCCTTCATCGCGTCGACGAATTTTTCCAGGGTTTCTGAAGTGGAGGCTGTCTTGATTTGTGTTCCCACTCCTCTCGATGTTCACCGGGATCCCGATCTCTCCTTTGTGCTCAGTTCAGGAAAAGCGATCGCTCCGTTTCTGGGGAGTCAGGATTCAGAAGGCAGCAGCGAGGAGACTCGCGTAGCATCGACTGCCAAGCCGATGACAGAGGATGCAATCCCCAAATTGGTGGTTCTGGAAAGTACGACCTATCCGGGAACGACGGATACAGACCTTCGTATGGTTCTGGAAGAAGGCTCTGGGTTGAAAGCAGGTGACGGTTTCTACCTTGCTTACTCGCCGGAAAGGGAAGATCCGGGACGAACGGACCACTCGGTGCGGACCATTCCAAAGGTTATGGGTGGTTACACAGAAGCCTGTCTCAAGCGCTGTGAGGAGATTTACTCCCTTGCAGTCGATGAAACCCACCCGGTGTCTTCCTGCCGTGTAGCCGAAGCGACAAAGTTGACGGAGAACATTTTCCGATCCGTTAACATCGCCTTGGTGAATGAGCTCAAGGTGGTATACGAGAAAATGGGGATCGATGTCTGGGAGGTAATCGAAGCCGCCTCCACAAAGCCATTTGGGTACATGCCGTTTTATCCCGGCCCGGGGTTGGGAGGGCACTGCATCCCGATTGATCCGTTTTACCTTACCTGGAAAGCGAGAGAGTATGGGATGCATACCCGGTTTATCGAACTCGCGGGGGAGGTTAATACCCGCATGCCGGACCACGTGGTTTCACGGGTCGGCGAAGTTTTAAATGAGGATGGGAAAGCAATTCGAGGTTCGAGGATCTTACTGCTCGGGATCGCATACAAGCCCGGCGTGGATGATGATCGAGAGTCTCCATCCTACGTCCTGATGAAATCATTAGAGGATAAAGGTGCTTCCGTTTTCTACAACGATCCTTACGTTCCAGAGATTCGTCCTTCCCGCCACTTTTCGGAGTTTGCAGGCAGGCGTTCGGCACCAATCTCTGACGATTACGATCTGATTCTCGTGGCGACTCATCATCCGGAATACCTGAATTTCGACTTTTCGGATGTCGAAACACCAATCGTTGACACTCGTAGTTGCCTTAGGAGGCCGGGGAAGAGGTATTGGAAAGCGTGA